The proteins below are encoded in one region of Corynebacterium felinum:
- a CDS encoding M13 family metallopeptidase, whose protein sequence is MNDLFRFVNGPWLDTHVIPDDRPSDGTFYQLRDQAEAEVHELVKKAGDSRAGKLFASFMDAAGVEAAGIAAIDADLALIDVATIEDFLVALGRLERSGISGVWGSYVAKDSAGENAVAYLYNAGLGLPDEAYYRDPAHAEILAAYREHVARMLGFVLGDQAEDAAQRVVDLEKEIASHHWDVVASRDSLKTFNPYEFSDLPEYVQVVLKAAGFPESKLVVMMPDFFEALGAVLTQDRLEDWKLWATWHIVKDRAGVLTDEISQANFEFYGTKLSGTTVQRDRWKRALSLCEGFVGQEIGQLFVAEHFPASAKEEMLVLVDYLIRAYRERISNLEWMTPATREKALEKLGKFQAKIGYPDTWRDYGDLDFSPEGKDLVANVRLGTAHEYDYELAKVGKPVDRSEWFATPQTVNAFYNPVVNDITFPAAILRPPFFDPAADAAENFGAVGAVIGHEIGHGFDDQGSQYDGEGNLRSWWTDEDRAAFTQLTSKLVDQFQGLVPQGLKDAGIETNGVNGEFTLGENIGDLGGLGIAVIAYRMYLEDKGMDFTTTPVQPFAAEQASDELYAHEYNGLQRLFLAWSHVWRTKLRPEYAAQLLAVDPHSPGEFRCNVIAGNVSEFYDAFDVPEGSAVFIEPDNRVTIW, encoded by the coding sequence ATGAATGATCTTTTTCGTTTTGTTAATGGTCCGTGGTTAGACACGCATGTGATCCCTGATGATCGCCCCAGCGATGGTACGTTCTACCAGTTGCGGGATCAGGCTGAGGCTGAGGTTCATGAGCTGGTCAAAAAGGCTGGGGATTCCCGCGCGGGTAAATTGTTTGCGTCTTTTATGGATGCTGCGGGCGTTGAGGCTGCGGGTATTGCTGCGATTGATGCTGATTTAGCGCTTATCGACGTCGCTACTATCGAGGATTTTTTGGTTGCGCTTGGCCGTTTAGAGCGGAGTGGCATTTCGGGTGTGTGGGGTTCATATGTAGCAAAGGATTCCGCTGGGGAAAATGCGGTGGCCTATCTGTATAACGCTGGTTTGGGTTTGCCCGATGAGGCGTATTACCGCGATCCGGCTCATGCGGAGATTTTGGCTGCTTACCGTGAGCATGTAGCCCGCATGTTGGGTTTTGTGTTGGGTGATCAAGCCGAGGATGCTGCACAGCGCGTGGTGGATTTGGAGAAGGAGATTGCCAGCCACCACTGGGATGTTGTTGCGTCGCGTGATTCTTTGAAAACGTTCAACCCTTACGAGTTTTCTGATCTGCCAGAGTATGTGCAGGTGGTGTTGAAGGCGGCTGGTTTCCCCGAGTCGAAGCTTGTGGTGATGATGCCGGACTTCTTTGAGGCACTGGGTGCTGTGCTTACTCAAGACCGCCTTGAGGATTGGAAGTTGTGGGCGACTTGGCACATTGTGAAGGATCGTGCGGGTGTGCTCACTGATGAAATTTCGCAGGCGAATTTTGAGTTCTATGGAACGAAGCTTTCGGGCACCACTGTCCAGCGTGATCGTTGGAAGCGTGCGTTGAGCTTGTGCGAGGGGTTTGTTGGTCAGGAGATTGGCCAGCTGTTTGTGGCCGAGCATTTCCCCGCCAGCGCGAAAGAAGAGATGTTGGTGCTGGTGGATTATTTGATCCGTGCGTATCGTGAGCGTATTTCGAATTTGGAGTGGATGACTCCTGCCACCCGCGAGAAGGCGCTAGAGAAGCTCGGCAAGTTCCAGGCTAAGATTGGCTACCCTGATACGTGGCGTGACTATGGTGACCTTGATTTCAGCCCTGAGGGTAAGGATTTGGTGGCGAATGTGCGCCTTGGAACAGCCCATGAATATGATTATGAGCTGGCTAAGGTGGGTAAGCCGGTGGATCGTTCAGAGTGGTTTGCTACGCCGCAGACGGTGAATGCTTTCTACAATCCAGTGGTGAATGATATTACGTTCCCTGCTGCGATTTTGCGCCCACCATTCTTTGATCCTGCGGCTGATGCGGCGGAGAATTTTGGTGCTGTGGGTGCGGTGATTGGCCATGAGATTGGCCATGGTTTTGATGACCAGGGTTCCCAGTACGATGGTGAGGGTAATTTGCGTTCGTGGTGGACGGATGAGGATCGCGCCGCTTTTACCCAACTCACTTCGAAGCTGGTGGATCAATTCCAGGGTTTGGTGCCGCAGGGTTTGAAGGATGCTGGTATTGAAACGAATGGTGTTAATGGCGAGTTCACCTTGGGTGAAAATATTGGTGACCTGGGTGGCCTTGGCATCGCTGTGATCGCTTACCGCATGTACCTTGAGGATAAGGGTATGGATTTCACCACCACCCCTGTCCAGCCTTTCGCTGCGGAGCAGGCAAGCGATGAGTTGTATGCCCACGAGTACAACGGCTTGCAGCGTCTTTTCCTTGCTTGGTCGCATGTGTGGCGTACGAAGTTGCGCCCTGAGTATGCGGCCCAGTTGTTGGCTGTGGACCCGCATTCCCCTGGCGAGTTCCGCTGCAATGTGATTGCGGGCAATGTTTCCGAGTTTTATGATGCTTTTGATGTTCCGGAAGGATCAGCGGTGTTCATTGAGCCGGATAATCGTGTGACTATTTGGTAG
- a CDS encoding PrsW family intramembrane metalloprotease: MRAPTFIPILTAILGIGAGIVGIGISLLLFLASPIAGLFGLLFIGLYIGAYYLLLRKSPLNPHAGFRWAALCFIWGGGVSMALITLVGAPILDLTEKLGIFAFAASFGGAYPEELIKALGVILIMASFRKLNKPWHGFVTGILVGLGFDTIENLGYGIVGANMHPDSDVAGVLQMWGLRTLAGPGLHSVLTGFAGYGIGLAMCSIAMSNRQRLLHALKWLALAFSIHFLWNIAWPNLTLQYASVIILVIVSYTLFIRLWRRLSKEAAAYRELPTTPITNLKELNQHWPMPPTTTADSPTIKIAATS, translated from the coding sequence ATGCGCGCCCCCACATTCATCCCCATCCTCACCGCCATTCTTGGAATCGGCGCAGGAATTGTTGGCATCGGCATCAGCCTCCTGCTGTTCCTCGCCAGCCCTATCGCTGGGCTATTTGGCCTGCTGTTTATCGGACTCTACATCGGCGCCTACTACCTCCTACTACGGAAATCACCCCTCAACCCACATGCCGGATTTAGATGGGCAGCCCTCTGCTTCATCTGGGGTGGCGGAGTATCCATGGCACTGATCACGCTGGTCGGCGCACCCATCCTCGATCTCACCGAAAAGCTCGGCATCTTCGCCTTCGCCGCTTCCTTCGGTGGTGCCTACCCCGAAGAACTCATCAAAGCCCTCGGCGTCATCTTGATCATGGCCAGCTTTAGAAAACTGAACAAGCCGTGGCACGGATTCGTCACTGGAATCCTCGTCGGGCTCGGCTTCGACACCATCGAAAACCTCGGATACGGCATTGTTGGTGCCAACATGCACCCCGACAGCGACGTAGCAGGCGTGCTTCAGATGTGGGGACTACGCACCCTGGCAGGTCCAGGCCTTCACTCCGTACTCACCGGCTTCGCCGGATACGGCATCGGACTTGCCATGTGCTCCATCGCAATGAGTAACCGCCAACGCCTCCTCCACGCCCTGAAATGGCTCGCGCTCGCCTTCAGTATCCACTTCCTATGGAATATCGCGTGGCCAAACCTAACCCTCCAATACGCAAGCGTCATCATTCTGGTGATCGTGTCTTACACACTTTTTATCCGGCTCTGGCGCAGGCTCAGCAAAGAAGCAGCAGCCTACCGCGAACTACCCACCACCCCGATCACCAACCTGAAGGAACTCAATCAGCATTGGCCCATGCCCCCAACCACAACTGCCGATTCCCCCACGATAAAAATTGCCGCCACAAGCTAA
- a CDS encoding transposase, whose translation MMASCTRLVSRAGVLPFAHVAQLVGIGASLDRVFSRQRLTHTFGDACTGLALSLIAGGDDVKDINLLDSVSTALSSQPLPSVSTLWRRLTEHKDTSDKIREEFLHAIKYARSTLWNLLGDQAPHKLATVDKPLIVDIDATLICAHSGKEKAAPTYKKGFGFHPLCAFIDYTSVGLTGGEFLTCLLRPGNAGANTANDHCQLVKEILTALPDHSDGKPWGKRLVIRADSAGGTKQFLSSLDDHDLGYVVGFSPSPTASILLNEHIRSGNEATSHTDYRSLRNTRVPIVRGNGDISFDDQHFLEDITGLLQTAHLEDDKPLVNLLTDYPTTMRVIARIESPPRRVPTQHFQSTRHTHPIMRNKPQLQYSTH comes from the coding sequence ATGATGGCCAGCTGCACCCGTCTTGTTTCCCGCGCGGGGGTGTTACCCTTTGCTCATGTAGCTCAATTAGTCGGGATTGGTGCCAGCCTTGATCGTGTTTTCTCACGGCAACGGTTAACACATACTTTTGGTGATGCGTGTACTGGGTTAGCGTTATCGTTAATTGCTGGTGGTGACGATGTTAAAGACATCAACTTGTTAGATTCTGTTTCGACAGCATTATCGTCTCAGCCATTGCCGTCGGTATCAACCCTGTGGCGGCGACTGACAGAGCATAAAGACACCAGCGATAAAATACGTGAAGAATTCCTTCACGCGATCAAATACGCCCGTAGCACACTATGGAACCTGCTGGGCGATCAAGCCCCACATAAGCTCGCTACAGTAGACAAACCCCTGATAGTAGATATTGATGCGACACTGATCTGTGCGCATTCTGGCAAGGAAAAAGCCGCACCTACCTATAAGAAGGGGTTTGGTTTCCACCCATTATGTGCTTTTATCGACTACACCAGCGTAGGGTTAACTGGTGGGGAATTTTTAACCTGTCTGCTTCGCCCAGGTAACGCGGGAGCAAACACCGCTAATGATCATTGCCAGCTTGTCAAAGAAATCCTGACCGCTCTCCCCGATCACAGCGATGGCAAACCTTGGGGCAAACGACTTGTTATCCGTGCTGACAGTGCTGGTGGGACAAAACAATTCCTTAGCTCCTTAGACGACCATGACCTCGGTTATGTTGTTGGCTTTTCACCCTCACCTACAGCAAGTATCCTCCTCAATGAGCACATCAGATCCGGTAACGAAGCAACTAGTCACACAGATTATCGATCATTACGTAACACCCGTGTGCCAATTGTGCGTGGCAATGGGGATATCAGCTTTGATGACCAACACTTCCTTGAAGACATCACCGGACTACTACAAACCGCACACCTAGAAGATGACAAACCACTGGTGAACCTTCTTACTGATTACCCCACCACGATGCGCGTGATCGCACGGATAGAATCCCCCCCACGCAGGGTGCCAACACAGCATTTTCAATCAACTCGGCATACGCACCCAATTATGCGCAACAAACCTCAACTGCAATATTCAACGCATTGA
- a CDS encoding transposase — protein MDQYYRQRSLCEQHIKDAKDQGLAKLPFCQFKANQIWCLIITLAHQLLTWTKLLDHHYNNHNSGNNKKRNQSDNPWWTWAPKTIRARFIAISAKITTSSRRIYLHLDQQSTHTPTLVTLMEYTQNLLRPLKKRKT, from the coding sequence ATTGACCAGTACTATCGCCAAAGATCACTATGCGAACAACACATCAAAGACGCCAAAGATCAAGGCCTTGCAAAACTACCGTTTTGCCAGTTCAAAGCTAACCAAATCTGGTGTCTCATCATAACCTTAGCCCACCAACTTCTCACCTGGACAAAACTACTCGACCATCACTACAACAACCACAACAGCGGCAACAACAAGAAACGAAATCAATCCGACAACCCGTGGTGGACATGGGCACCAAAAACCATTCGAGCAAGGTTTATTGCAATCTCTGCAAAAATCACGACAAGCAGCAGGCGCATATACCTCCACCTCGATCAACAAAGCACACACACCCCCACACTGGTGACACTTATGGAATACACCCAAAACCTCCTACGCCCCCTTAAAAAACGAAAAACCTAA
- a CDS encoding arabinosyltransferase domain-containing protein: MAAVSGVLGFVLFVLTPLMPVSQVQSSIAWPQNSSLSSVSAPLVSYAPERIDISVPVRAIEHLRTGENLLVGTLPPDSEQATSRGLFVRSTAGALDVVVRDDVFFQLSKEEVDQLPGSAVVKVTSTDSVTQVVIPGTGISAESEEEEDNRPQISGIYTEISESASAAALIDAGLKVDVEINSRYTSSPTPMKYATMLGGGLFMVLSLWALFRIDRLDGKGRFRFWPVGFFRPRPLDGVVAAVLGYWYVFGANTSDDGFILTMARASQTSDYMANYYRWFGVPESPFGAPYYDFLSLLTQVSTASTWMRLPSLIAGVLIWLVLSREVLPRLGAGIESRKAAQWTCALMFLAFWLPYNNGLRPEPIIALGTLVAWSCFERAIEHKRLAPAAVGGIVAAFTLACGPTGLMAVAALLVSISTLVRIMRLRLPSLGIDASSTRARIFGAWVVLLAPFAAAGTAVFVAVFGDQTLMTVLESIHVRGEKGPSLKWFQEWVRYEVLFQQTVDGSFARRFAVLFALVAVVLVFASMLRNGKVPGSNRGPALRLMMVFMGTLFFMSFTPTKWTHHFGVWAGIAAALGALGAIALSEFATRARHIRTLVVGGLLFVFAFSLSGTNGFWYVSSYGVPWWDKSIQVNAIEASSVMLVISLIVLVIGAVQSVRFGVASELPDAPKRVKQKATSLRFRQFFAAPIAGFCAIAVMFSMASMTKGFVSQYPAYSVGLGNIRSLQGHTCGLADDTLVETNTNDSFLSPVNTSLGDSLEKGEKLRGFEPNRVPALGTLQLPGLVSAAEEMNVNQGRRKGSEKGANGSQMRLPFNLDPMKVPVVGSYTEGTQYFAEAITDWYQLPKRSSSAPLIVVTAAGAIEHVDADGVKKEGRKLMIEYGKSQADGSVTVLGKTRMLDAAGMTKRWRNLRLPLDDLPAEADVVRIHATDASLDYRQWMAFTPPRVPTLDTLQSVIGSERPGLVDWAVPLQFPCQRPFGHYAGVAELPEYRISADTKGKLSGASFQDFNGGGATGTAEAVNQSYELPSYAVNDWQRDWGAIEMYSPRPNSIGEKPVMAKIDTEVITRSGLWNPGHQNIDTNEE, translated from the coding sequence CTGGCTGCGGTGTCGGGTGTGTTGGGCTTTGTGCTTTTTGTGCTCACTCCGTTGATGCCGGTCAGTCAGGTACAGTCGTCGATTGCGTGGCCGCAGAATTCCTCGCTGAGTTCTGTCAGCGCCCCGCTGGTGTCCTATGCCCCTGAGCGGATTGATATTAGTGTTCCGGTGCGTGCGATTGAGCATTTGCGTACTGGGGAGAATTTGCTGGTGGGCACCTTGCCGCCGGATTCGGAGCAGGCGACTTCCCGCGGGTTGTTTGTGCGTTCGACTGCCGGTGCTTTGGATGTTGTGGTCCGTGATGATGTGTTCTTCCAGTTGTCGAAGGAGGAGGTTGATCAGCTTCCTGGATCTGCCGTGGTGAAGGTGACGTCGACCGATTCGGTGACGCAGGTGGTGATCCCCGGCACTGGGATTAGTGCGGAGAGCGAAGAAGAGGAAGATAATCGCCCTCAGATTTCTGGTATTTATACTGAGATTTCTGAAAGTGCTTCTGCTGCTGCGCTTATCGACGCCGGGCTGAAGGTCGATGTTGAAATCAACTCGCGGTATACCTCCTCCCCCACCCCCATGAAGTACGCCACCATGTTGGGTGGTGGACTGTTTATGGTGTTGTCTTTGTGGGCGTTGTTCCGTATTGATCGCCTGGATGGCAAGGGACGGTTCCGCTTCTGGCCTGTAGGTTTCTTCCGCCCCCGCCCGCTCGATGGTGTGGTGGCTGCGGTGTTGGGCTACTGGTATGTTTTTGGTGCCAATACTTCGGATGATGGTTTTATTTTGACCATGGCTAGGGCTTCGCAGACTTCGGATTATATGGCGAATTATTATCGCTGGTTCGGGGTTCCGGAGTCGCCGTTTGGTGCCCCTTATTATGATTTCTTGTCGCTTTTGACTCAGGTGTCTACGGCGTCGACGTGGATGCGTTTGCCGTCGCTGATTGCTGGTGTGTTGATCTGGCTGGTGCTGTCGCGGGAGGTTTTGCCACGTTTAGGTGCGGGCATTGAGTCTCGTAAGGCTGCTCAGTGGACTTGTGCGTTGATGTTTTTGGCGTTCTGGTTGCCGTATAACAATGGTTTGCGCCCGGAGCCGATTATTGCGTTGGGTACGTTGGTTGCGTGGTCGTGCTTTGAGCGTGCCATTGAGCATAAGCGTTTGGCTCCTGCTGCGGTCGGTGGCATTGTTGCTGCGTTTACGTTGGCCTGTGGCCCTACGGGTTTGATGGCTGTGGCGGCGCTGCTGGTGAGTATTTCCACGTTGGTGCGCATTATGCGGTTGCGGTTGCCTTCTTTGGGTATTGATGCTTCGTCCACCCGCGCCCGGATTTTTGGTGCGTGGGTTGTGTTGTTGGCGCCGTTTGCTGCTGCTGGTACTGCGGTGTTTGTGGCGGTGTTTGGTGATCAAACGTTGATGACGGTGTTGGAGTCGATCCATGTGCGTGGTGAGAAGGGCCCGTCGTTGAAGTGGTTCCAGGAGTGGGTGCGTTACGAGGTTTTGTTCCAGCAAACTGTGGATGGCTCTTTTGCTCGTCGCTTCGCGGTGCTTTTCGCGCTGGTGGCAGTGGTGTTGGTCTTTGCTTCGATGTTGCGTAATGGCAAGGTTCCGGGTTCGAATAGGGGCCCGGCGCTTCGTTTGATGATGGTGTTCATGGGCACGTTGTTCTTCATGAGCTTTACTCCTACGAAGTGGACGCACCACTTTGGTGTGTGGGCTGGTATTGCTGCTGCCTTGGGTGCGCTTGGTGCGATTGCGTTGAGTGAGTTTGCCACGAGGGCGCGTCATATCCGTACCCTTGTGGTCGGTGGCTTATTGTTTGTTTTTGCTTTCTCCTTGTCGGGCACGAATGGTTTTTGGTACGTGTCTTCCTACGGTGTTCCGTGGTGGGATAAGTCGATTCAGGTCAATGCGATTGAGGCTTCGTCGGTGATGCTGGTGATTTCGTTGATCGTGTTGGTGATTGGTGCGGTGCAGTCGGTGCGTTTCGGTGTGGCTTCGGAGCTTCCCGACGCCCCTAAGCGCGTGAAGCAAAAAGCTACGAGTTTGCGGTTCCGCCAGTTCTTTGCTGCCCCGATTGCTGGTTTCTGTGCCATTGCGGTGATGTTTAGCATGGCGTCGATGACTAAGGGTTTTGTCTCCCAGTACCCTGCGTATTCTGTGGGTTTGGGTAATATTCGTTCCTTGCAGGGGCACACTTGTGGTTTGGCGGACGATACGTTGGTGGAAACGAATACGAATGATTCTTTCTTAAGCCCGGTGAATACTTCTTTGGGAGATTCTTTGGAGAAGGGTGAGAAGCTGCGTGGCTTTGAGCCGAATCGTGTCCCTGCGTTGGGTACGTTGCAGTTGCCTGGTTTGGTCTCTGCTGCGGAGGAAATGAATGTGAATCAGGGTCGCCGGAAGGGTAGTGAGAAGGGGGCGAATGGTTCCCAGATGCGTTTGCCGTTCAATTTGGATCCCATGAAGGTTCCTGTGGTGGGCTCGTATACGGAGGGTACTCAGTATTTTGCTGAGGCTATTACTGATTGGTATCAGTTGCCGAAGCGTTCGAGTTCTGCCCCGCTGATTGTGGTGACTGCTGCTGGCGCTATTGAGCATGTGGATGCTGATGGTGTGAAGAAGGAGGGCCGCAAGCTGATGATTGAGTATGGAAAGTCTCAGGCGGATGGTTCGGTCACGGTGTTGGGCAAGACTCGTATGTTGGATGCTGCGGGTATGACGAAGCGTTGGCGTAATTTGCGTTTACCTTTGGATGATTTGCCCGCTGAGGCTGATGTGGTGCGTATTCACGCTACTGATGCGTCTTTGGATTACCGCCAGTGGATGGCGTTTACACCGCCGCGTGTGCCAACCTTGGATACATTGCAAAGCGTGATTGGTAGTGAGCGTCCTGGTTTGGTTGACTGGGCTGTTCCGTTGCAGTTCCCGTGCCAGCGTCCGTTTGGTCATTATGCGGGTGTGGCTGAGCTTCCGGAGTATCGGATTAGTGCCGATACGAAGGGTAAGTTGTCGGGCGCTAGTTTCCAGGATTTCAATGGTGGTGGCGCTACCGGTACTGCTGAGGCTGTGAATCAGTCCTATGAGCTTCCGAGCTATGCGGTTAACGATTGGCAGCGGGATTGGGGTGCGATTGAGATGTATTCGCCACGCCCGAATTCGATTGGTGAAAAGCCTGTGATGGCCAAGATTGATACTGAGGTGATTACTCGTTCGGGCCTGTGGAACCCAGGCCATCAAAATATTGATACTAACGAGGAGTAA
- a CDS encoding galactan 5-O-arabinofuranosyltransferase — MTVQEDTSLGMAQPADCAHPTAYAPDVLSTKKTLLSIVAAGIGGAIFTFLCWVLLKTTNLPAFGPSNVMRALSTFGSAVVIGLTSALMIAWVMDEKNARAHPRWRRMLTYLVAYLSPAGLVVSTIGIPLSATRLYLDGITVDQGFRTQFMTRLTDSWHLSDMNYIDMPTFYPGMWFWFGGRFGNILGMPGWEVFQPWSLVSIAAAACILVPVWQRILGSLPVATAIALVTTCIILVTSAEEPYAAIIALGVPAASILIQRALLGAPLAMTGVILYLGFSASAYTLYTGVVALSAIVVAAIFSGIVYKSMCPLLKLLIMGTGSMAVAAIWWLPYLWALLSGRPSESATAQHYLPMSGTQFPLPMLAPSVIGLLCLIGLIFLIARSSNPDIRMMGVSLAVFYFWAALSMAITIAGTTLLGFRLDSVIAVQLATAGVMALAELRILTIHRFFPESFDPKVSQTITTALVVVLALGGLAYAQQIPARNAASIDHAYTDTDGYGQRADRYPPDATQFYAEVAEAIVGENSTTPPRDIVVLTDERNFMSYSPFRGFQGFTSHYANPLGEFETRNQVIEDWASQSWREANTPELFIDKLAEARWKTPEAFLFRANMSEAKQAMAKGEEPAGWTYDVAEDIYPNNPNVRFKGVQFNPAVFLGAGSPWRVSQIGPYVVVTKN; from the coding sequence ATGACTGTTCAGGAAGACACCAGTCTCGGGATGGCGCAGCCTGCTGACTGCGCCCACCCGACGGCTTATGCCCCCGACGTGTTGAGCACGAAAAAAACCCTGCTCAGTATCGTAGCTGCGGGAATCGGCGGCGCGATTTTCACCTTCCTTTGCTGGGTGCTGCTCAAAACAACCAATCTGCCAGCGTTCGGCCCCTCCAATGTGATGCGTGCACTGTCCACTTTCGGCAGCGCCGTCGTCATCGGGCTGACCAGCGCGCTCATGATCGCCTGGGTCATGGATGAAAAAAATGCTCGCGCACACCCTCGGTGGCGACGCATGCTCACCTACTTGGTCGCTTACCTTTCCCCGGCTGGACTAGTAGTGAGCACAATTGGGATTCCCCTTTCGGCAACACGCCTCTACCTCGATGGTATTACCGTCGACCAAGGTTTCCGCACCCAATTCATGACTCGACTGACAGACTCGTGGCATCTGTCCGACATGAACTACATCGACATGCCCACCTTCTACCCCGGAATGTGGTTTTGGTTCGGTGGGCGTTTCGGAAACATCCTCGGCATGCCTGGGTGGGAAGTGTTCCAACCATGGTCGCTGGTTTCTATTGCCGCTGCGGCCTGCATCCTCGTTCCGGTTTGGCAACGTATTCTCGGAAGCTTACCCGTGGCCACCGCAATTGCACTGGTCACTACCTGCATTATTTTGGTCACCAGCGCCGAAGAGCCCTATGCGGCAATCATCGCACTCGGTGTGCCCGCGGCCAGTATCTTGATTCAACGAGCCCTTTTGGGTGCGCCGCTGGCGATGACCGGGGTGATCTTATACCTCGGCTTCTCCGCCTCCGCCTACACTCTGTATACCGGTGTGGTGGCTCTCAGTGCCATTGTGGTGGCCGCCATTTTCTCCGGCATTGTGTATAAATCAATGTGCCCTTTATTAAAGCTTTTGATCATGGGTACAGGTTCAATGGCCGTTGCGGCCATTTGGTGGCTGCCCTATTTATGGGCGCTGTTATCTGGTCGTCCCTCGGAGAGTGCCACGGCACAGCACTACCTTCCCATGAGTGGGACACAATTCCCGCTGCCGATGCTGGCTCCTAGTGTCATTGGTCTGTTGTGCCTGATTGGTTTGATTTTCCTCATTGCGCGCTCCAGTAATCCTGATATTCGGATGATGGGTGTGTCGTTGGCGGTGTTCTATTTCTGGGCGGCGTTATCGATGGCCATCACCATCGCTGGTACTACGCTGTTGGGTTTCCGCCTTGATTCAGTGATTGCGGTCCAGCTCGCCACCGCTGGTGTGATGGCATTGGCAGAGCTGCGCATTTTGACTATTCACCGTTTCTTCCCTGAGTCTTTTGACCCGAAGGTTTCGCAAACAATCACCACAGCGCTCGTGGTTGTCTTAGCCCTCGGTGGTTTAGCCTATGCGCAGCAAATTCCGGCTCGCAACGCAGCTTCTATTGATCACGCCTACACCGACACTGATGGTTATGGGCAGCGTGCCGACCGCTACCCACCCGATGCCACCCAGTTCTATGCGGAAGTAGCAGAGGCGATTGTGGGCGAAAATTCCACTACCCCACCGCGCGATATTGTGGTGCTCACCGATGAACGCAACTTCATGTCCTACTCTCCCTTCCGTGGTTTCCAGGGCTTTACTAGCCACTATGCGAATCCTTTGGGTGAGTTTGAGACACGCAACCAAGTGATTGAAGATTGGGCGAGCCAAAGCTGGCGGGAGGCTAATACTCCTGAGTTGTTCATTGATAAACTCGCCGAGGCTCGGTGGAAGACTCCCGAAGCGTTCCTCTTTAGGGCGAATATGTCTGAGGCAAAGCAGGCTATGGCTAAGGGTGAGGAACCCGCTGGCTGGACCTACGATGTTGCTGAAGATATTTACCCGAATAATCCCAATGTGCGTTTCAAGGGTGTGCAGTTTAACCCTGCTGTGTTCCTTGGTGCTGGTAGCCCGTGGCGTGTGAGCCAGATCGGCCCCTATGTGGTGGTGACCAAGAATTGA
- the ltrA gene encoding group II intron reverse transcriptase/maturase — MSADVGEVSTGAGADLWDQVFSGGNLRTALERVKTNKGAAGVDGVGVEDIDVYLREHWSGIRERLDAGTYKPLPVREVMILKPSGGWRMLGVPTVVDRVICQAIAQVLTPIFDVGFVPVSFGFRPQRSAHMALKTARGFLNEGYVWVVEVDLSKYFDTVNHDMLMSRVARKVDDKRVLKLIRAYLNAGIMADGVVRCSDAGTPQGSPLSPLLSNIMLDDFDHYLASKGTKFVRYADDIRVFVRSKRAAQRALAQSGKFLEGKLKLRVNQEKSTICHAIKAELLGYGFYLVRGDQYRFRLTKATKVRVLARVKELTARSWSVSMEYRIDRLNKYLRGWLGYFALADAKVFLNRLDEHLRRRLRMCVWKQWKRIRTRIRNLCRLGVDKQKAYEWANTSKSYWRIAGSWVLTTTLTNAYWNDQNLVSAVAYWNYKHSQYSVLV, encoded by the coding sequence GTGTCTGCCGATGTAGGGGAAGTGTCAACTGGTGCGGGTGCTGATCTGTGGGATCAAGTCTTTTCAGGTGGCAATCTCCGCACTGCATTAGAGCGGGTTAAGACGAATAAGGGTGCTGCTGGTGTGGACGGGGTAGGTGTTGAGGATATTGACGTTTATCTGCGTGAACACTGGAGTGGCATTCGTGAGCGTCTTGACGCGGGAACGTATAAGCCGTTGCCGGTTCGTGAGGTGATGATCCTAAAGCCTTCGGGTGGTTGGCGTATGCTTGGTGTTCCGACTGTTGTTGATCGTGTGATTTGTCAGGCGATCGCGCAGGTACTTACGCCTATCTTTGATGTGGGGTTTGTGCCTGTGTCTTTTGGTTTCAGGCCTCAACGTAGCGCACATATGGCGTTAAAGACCGCACGTGGGTTTCTTAACGAGGGGTATGTGTGGGTTGTTGAGGTTGATTTGTCGAAGTATTTCGACACGGTTAATCACGACATGTTGATGTCGAGGGTGGCTCGTAAGGTTGACGATAAGCGCGTGTTGAAGCTTATTCGGGCGTATTTAAACGCTGGGATTATGGCTGATGGTGTTGTTCGGTGTAGTGATGCAGGGACTCCGCAGGGGTCACCGTTATCGCCGTTGTTGAGCAATATCATGTTGGATGATTTTGATCATTATCTTGCATCTAAGGGCACGAAGTTTGTTCGTTATGCTGATGATATTCGGGTCTTTGTTCGTTCCAAGCGTGCTGCGCAGCGTGCGCTTGCCCAGTCTGGGAAGTTTCTGGAGGGGAAGTTAAAGCTGCGGGTTAATCAGGAGAAGTCCACTATTTGTCATGCGATTAAGGCGGAGCTTTTAGGCTATGGGTTCTATCTGGTTCGTGGTGATCAGTATCGGTTTCGACTTACTAAGGCCACGAAGGTGAGGGTTTTAGCCCGAGTGAAAGAGCTTACGGCAAGATCGTGGTCGGTGTCGATGGAGTATCGCATTGACCGGTTAAACAAATATTTGCGTGGATGGCTTGGTTATTTCGCGTTGGCGGATGCGAAGGTGTTTCTTAACCGGCTGGATGAGCATCTTCGTCGTCGACTGCGGATGTGCGTATGGAAGCAGTGGAAACGTATCCGAACGCGGATACGGAACCTCTGCCGCTTGGGTGTGGATAAACAAAAGGCCTATGAGTGGGCTAATACCAGTAAGTCCTACTGGCGTATCGCTGGCTCGTGGGTGCTTACAACCACGCTTACTAATGCGTATTGGAATGACCAGAACCTCGTATCAGCCGTGGCGTATTGGAACTATAAGCACAGTCAATACTCTGTATTGGTGTAA